In Betaproteobacteria bacterium, one DNA window encodes the following:
- the gcvP gene encoding aminomethyl-transferring glycine dehydrogenase, with the protein MTQSTLAQLENHNEFIARHIGPDAADATAMLKIVVAATLEDLVQQIMPASIPQGTPLNLPAAMSEAAALAEMRRIAGKNKVLTSHIGQGYYGTHTPGVILRNILENPAWYTAYTPYQPEISQGRLEALLNFQTMICDLTGMEISGSSLLDEATAAAEAMTLAKRSAKSKSNTIIVAGDCHAQTIAVLKTRAEPLGIDVKVGMAPVLMQEHDYFAVLAQYPSTVGTIHDMRAFVEEAHAKGALYIVAADLLALTMLASPGDWGADIVIGSAQRFGVPMGFGGPHAAFLACKDVLKRNMPGRLVGISQDAMGHPALRLALQTREQHIRREKATSNICTAQVLLAVMASMYAVYHGPAGLRRIAERANRYAVIARDGLRRLKFDCPLPHFFDSFVIKTGEATDRIMARAVQQGVNFRKVPGDLIALSFDETTTRADIERVWQIFNDGPADFTVAELDAAFVSTVPKDLVRKSAYLSHPVFNQYHSETEMLRYIRSLSDKDLALDRAMIPLGSCTMKLNATSEMLPVTWPEIGNIHPFVPADQAEGYEELIDMLSKALCEVTGYDAISLQPNSGAQGEYAGLLAIRAYHRSRNESHRDICLIPTSAHGTNPASAHLCGMEVVAVACDDKGNVDVADLKAKAAQHKDKLAALMITYPSTHGVFEDGITEICAAIHAAGGQVYVDGANMNALVGTARPGKFGSDVSHLNLHKTFCIPHGGGGPGVGPVGVRAHLAPFLPGDPVASVSEVGPVSAAAHGSASILPISLMYIMMMGGPGLTRATQMAILNANYISKRLSPHYPTLYTGKNGLVAHECILDIRPIKDACGISNEDIAKRLIDYGFHSPTMSFPVAGTLMVEPTESESKFELDRFIDAMIAIREEIRAVESGKVNAEDNVLKNAPHTAAMLLVENWTHDYTREQAAFPLESLKARKYWSPVARVDNVYGDRNLVCACPPMEAYAASAAE; encoded by the coding sequence ATGACTCAATCGACCCTTGCGCAACTCGAAAACCACAACGAATTTATTGCGCGGCATATCGGCCCCGATGCCGCCGATGCCACCGCGATGCTCAAAATCGTCGTCGCTGCCACGCTCGAGGACCTGGTGCAGCAGATCATGCCGGCGTCAATTCCGCAGGGCACGCCATTGAATTTGCCCGCTGCCATGTCGGAAGCGGCAGCCCTTGCCGAGATGCGCCGCATTGCCGGCAAAAACAAGGTGCTGACGAGCCATATCGGCCAGGGCTATTACGGCACGCATACGCCGGGCGTCATCCTGCGAAACATTCTTGAAAATCCGGCGTGGTACACGGCCTACACGCCTTACCAGCCGGAGATTTCGCAAGGCCGTCTGGAAGCGCTGCTCAATTTTCAGACCATGATTTGCGATCTCACCGGCATGGAAATTTCCGGTTCCTCGCTGCTCGATGAGGCGACGGCCGCGGCGGAAGCCATGACGCTGGCCAAGCGAAGCGCGAAATCGAAAAGCAATACCATCATCGTCGCGGGCGACTGCCACGCGCAGACCATCGCGGTGCTGAAGACGCGCGCCGAGCCACTCGGCATCGATGTCAAGGTCGGCATGGCGCCGGTGCTGATGCAGGAGCACGACTATTTTGCCGTGCTCGCGCAGTATCCCTCCACGGTCGGCACCATCCACGATATGCGGGCATTCGTTGAAGAGGCGCATGCCAAGGGAGCGCTGTACATTGTTGCGGCAGATTTGCTGGCATTGACCATGCTGGCGTCACCCGGAGATTGGGGCGCGGACATTGTCATCGGCTCCGCCCAGCGTTTCGGCGTGCCGATGGGTTTTGGCGGCCCGCATGCGGCTTTTCTCGCGTGCAAGGATGTGCTGAAGCGCAACATGCCGGGGCGCCTTGTCGGCATTTCGCAGGACGCGATGGGCCATCCCGCGCTGCGCCTCGCGCTGCAGACACGCGAGCAGCACATCCGCCGTGAGAAAGCGACCTCCAACATTTGTACTGCGCAAGTATTGCTGGCGGTAATGGCGAGCATGTATGCCGTGTATCACGGCCCGGCAGGATTGCGGCGCATCGCCGAGCGTGCCAACCGTTACGCCGTCATCGCGCGTGATGGCTTGCGGCGGCTCAAGTTCGATTGCCCGTTGCCACACTTCTTTGACAGCTTCGTCATCAAGACGGGAGAGGCGACTGATCGCATCATGGCGCGAGCGGTGCAACAAGGCGTTAATTTCCGCAAGGTGCCCGGTGACCTGATCGCGCTGTCTTTCGATGAAACCACGACGCGTGCGGATATTGAACGTGTATGGCAGATATTCAACGACGGTCCGGCTGACTTTACGGTCGCCGAACTCGATGCAGCGTTTGTGAGCACCGTCCCCAAGGATCTGGTCCGCAAATCGGCCTACCTGAGCCATCCGGTATTTAACCAATATCACTCCGAAACCGAAATGCTGCGCTATATCCGCAGCCTTTCAGACAAGGATCTGGCGCTCGACCGCGCGATGATTCCACTGGGTTCCTGCACGATGAAGCTCAACGCCACGTCCGAAATGCTGCCGGTGACGTGGCCCGAGATCGGTAACATCCATCCCTTTGTTCCCGCCGATCAGGCCGAGGGATACGAAGAGTTGATCGACATGCTGTCGAAGGCGCTGTGCGAAGTGACCGGGTACGATGCGATTTCGCTGCAGCCGAATTCCGGCGCGCAGGGCGAATACGCCGGTTTGCTGGCGATCCGCGCGTACCATCGGTCGCGCAATGAATCGCATCGCGATATCTGCCTGATCCCGACTTCCGCGCACGGCACCAACCCGGCATCGGCTCATCTGTGCGGCATGGAAGTGGTGGCGGTCGCATGCGATGACAAAGGCAACGTCGACGTAGCCGACTTGAAGGCGAAGGCCGCGCAGCACAAGGACAAACTGGCAGCGCTGATGATCACCTATCCATCCACACATGGCGTGTTCGAGGATGGCATTACCGAAATCTGTGCAGCCATTCACGCTGCGGGCGGCCAGGTATATGTGGATGGTGCCAACATGAATGCGCTGGTTGGTACCGCCAGGCCAGGAAAGTTCGGCAGCGATGTGTCGCATCTGAATTTGCACAAGACATTTTGTATTCCGCACGGCGGTGGCGGGCCGGGAGTTGGTCCGGTTGGCGTGCGCGCGCATCTTGCGCCGTTCTTGCCGGGCGATCCCGTCGCATCGGTGAGTGAGGTTGGCCCGGTATCCGCGGCGGCACATGGTTCCGCCAGCATCCTGCCAATCAGCCTCATGTACATCATGATGATGGGCGGGCCGGGATTGACGCGCGCGACACAGATGGCCATTCTCAACGCCAACTACATTTCGAAACGGCTTTCGCCGCACTACCCAACGCTGTACACCGGCAAGAACGGCCTGGTCGCGCACGAGTGCATTCTCGATATTCGGCCGATCAAGGACGCTTGCGGGATCAGCAACGAAGATATCGCCAAGCGCCTGATCGACTACGGCTTCCATTCCCCGACCATGAGTTTTCCGGTCGCGGGCACGCTGATGGTTGAGCCAACTGAGTCGGAAAGCAAATTCGAACTAGATCGCTTCATTGACGCCATGATCGCAATCCGCGAAGAGATCCGCGCGGTGGAGTCCGGCAAGGTCAACGCCGAGGACAATGTCCTCAAGAACGCGCCACATACCGCCGCGATGTTGCTGGTGGAAAATTGGACTCATGACTACACACGCGAACAGGCGGCATTCCCCCTTGAGTCTCTGAAAGCGCGCAAGTACTGGTCACCGGTGGCGCGGGTGGATAACGTTTACGGTGATCGCAATCTTGTTTGTGCGTGTCCGCCGATGGAGGCGTATGCCGCCTCGGCGGCCGAGTAA
- a CDS encoding response regulator: MRILLVEDDPQIGRGAQVGLNQLGYAVDWVQTGSAARTAVSTHDYAAVLLDLGLPDMDGLAVLKELRSRGYTNPVLIVTARAQTADRIVGLDAGADDFIVKPFDLDEVAARIRAATRRTTGRAKSTLQFRNVELNPANRSVTVAGVLVQLTAREFALLADLIEHAGQVMTREQLEASLYGWGDEIESNTVQVHIHHLRRKLGKEIIQTIHGIGYVVAKE, from the coding sequence ATGCGCATATTGCTGGTTGAAGATGATCCACAGATCGGTCGCGGCGCGCAGGTGGGATTGAACCAGTTGGGCTATGCGGTTGACTGGGTGCAAACCGGATCGGCCGCGCGCACGGCGGTGTCGACGCATGACTATGCCGCGGTCCTGCTGGACCTGGGCTTGCCGGATATGGACGGGCTCGCCGTATTAAAGGAGCTGCGTTCACGCGGGTACACCAATCCGGTGCTTATTGTCACGGCCCGGGCCCAGACAGCCGATCGCATTGTCGGTCTGGATGCAGGCGCGGATGATTTTATCGTGAAGCCATTCGATCTTGACGAAGTCGCCGCGCGAATCCGTGCCGCGACAAGGCGGACAACTGGCAGGGCGAAATCGACGCTGCAATTCCGCAATGTCGAACTGAACCCGGCAAACCGGTCGGTAACCGTTGCGGGCGTGCTGGTGCAGTTGACGGCCCGCGAGTTCGCCTTGCTGGCCGACCTGATCGAACATGCCGGACAAGTCATGACGCGGGAACAATTGGAAGCGTCGCTGTACGGCTGGGGCGACGAAATTGAAAGCAATACCGTGCAGGTACATATCCATCACCTGCGGCGCAAGCTCGGCAAGGAAATCATCCAGACGATACATGGCATCGGCTATGTCGTCGCGAAAGAATAG
- a CDS encoding substrate-binding domain-containing protein codes for MRWNRKARVTPADCPPTASRRRRVCAIVLVLLLGCCAANIVARADGLTIGGTGTALGTMQLLGKAFSAEHPEIPVTIVPSLGSRGGIKAVLDGSIGLAVTSRALDERERAQGAVEIEYARTPFVFAVSAESMVTAITTGELANIYAGKMVAWADGSPIRIVLRPARDIDTDHVKSISPEMQRGVLAAQARPGVRIAVNDQDAATDIEKIAGAIGPTTLALIVSEKRPLRALILDRKEPTPMIAASGNYPLSKRLFLVTGASRSATAERFISFVKSPAGRKIIVNCGQWVP; via the coding sequence TTGCGGTGGAATCGCAAGGCGCGTGTGACGCCAGCTGACTGTCCGCCGACGGCTTCGCGACGCAGGCGGGTGTGCGCGATTGTTCTTGTGTTGCTGCTCGGATGTTGCGCCGCCAATATTGTGGCCCGTGCGGACGGACTGACGATCGGCGGAACAGGCACCGCGCTCGGCACCATGCAATTGCTCGGCAAGGCATTTTCAGCCGAGCATCCGGAGATCCCGGTCACGATCGTGCCTAGCCTCGGTAGCCGCGGCGGCATCAAGGCGGTACTCGATGGCTCAATCGGGCTTGCGGTCACGTCACGTGCGCTGGACGAGCGCGAACGCGCGCAAGGCGCGGTGGAAATCGAATACGCGCGTACACCCTTTGTATTCGCGGTCTCCGCCGAATCCATGGTCACGGCAATCACCACCGGCGAATTGGCCAACATTTATGCCGGGAAAATGGTGGCCTGGGCGGATGGCAGCCCGATTCGCATTGTGCTGCGACCGGCAAGAGACATTGATACCGATCATGTCAAGAGCATCTCGCCCGAAATGCAGCGAGGCGTTTTGGCGGCGCAGGCGCGGCCCGGTGTGCGTATTGCCGTGAACGATCAGGATGCCGCCACGGATATAGAAAAAATTGCCGGTGCAATCGGGCCAACCACACTTGCGCTGATCGTATCCGAAAAGCGCCCGCTACGGGCGCTGATTCTTGATCGCAAGGAGCCCACGCCGATGATTGCGGCCTCGGGCAATTACCCCCTTTCCAAACGCCTTTTTCTGGTAACCGGCGCCAGCCGCTCGGCGACCGCTGAACGGTTCATCAGCTTCGTGAAATCTCCCGCCGGACGAAAAATTATCGTCAATTGCGGGCAGTGGGTTCCCTGA
- a CDS encoding sensor histidine kinase N-terminal domain-containing protein, translating into MKLLSFESLRVRLVVLILALTASLLLVSGVAVYLQAQHESDELFDKSLLEAGHLLFTLIEHEAEEIGAGADTHLNPMIGGHQSYLFFQVWNEKGRLLYRNHGAPDEPFALEGMTGLGWLTLNGEKWRTFTLWNKARTLNMQVGEPMTHRKELSVHFAIQLLVLATIILPLLGAMIWWIVHRTFEPLRRSTRDVASRGQGDLREVDVAGADEEVKPLFNALNRLFGRVQQTLEREQRFTADAAHELRSPLAGIKTNLQVLTRARDADEQRVALTGLADSTERSIRLVDQLLTLAHVDPSQVLSEEKIDFEGLIRRQMSDHAAAAGAKNIRLRAEGSPAFVQGNEGIMAILLRNLIDNAIRYTPDGGEIIVACHATAERVELSVRDSGPGIPAHLRELVFDRFFRISGNQATGSGLGLSIVKSIATLHWAIIRIGDGIGSKGTAVTVSFPVDAPVR; encoded by the coding sequence GTGAAACTACTTTCCTTTGAATCCCTGCGCGTCCGCCTGGTGGTGCTCATTCTTGCGCTTACCGCGAGCTTGCTTCTTGTCAGTGGCGTCGCGGTCTACCTGCAGGCGCAACATGAAAGTGACGAACTCTTCGACAAGTCATTGCTGGAGGCCGGTCATTTGCTGTTCACGCTGATCGAGCACGAGGCGGAAGAGATCGGCGCCGGCGCGGATACGCATCTGAACCCGATGATTGGCGGTCATCAGTCCTATCTTTTTTTCCAGGTATGGAACGAGAAAGGGCGCCTCCTGTATCGCAACCATGGCGCGCCCGATGAGCCTTTCGCGCTGGAGGGAATGACGGGTCTTGGCTGGTTGACCCTGAACGGCGAAAAGTGGCGGACCTTCACTCTATGGAACAAGGCCCGCACCCTCAATATGCAGGTAGGCGAACCGATGACGCATCGCAAGGAGCTCAGTGTTCACTTTGCCATTCAACTTCTGGTGCTGGCAACGATCATTTTGCCGCTGTTGGGCGCGATGATCTGGTGGATTGTGCACCGCACGTTCGAGCCGCTTCGCCGGTCGACGCGCGACGTTGCCTCACGGGGGCAGGGCGACTTGCGCGAGGTGGACGTGGCGGGGGCGGATGAAGAGGTGAAACCGCTGTTCAATGCACTCAATCGCCTGTTTGGGCGAGTGCAGCAGACGCTTGAGCGCGAGCAGCGCTTTACGGCGGACGCCGCGCACGAGCTGCGGTCGCCATTGGCAGGCATCAAGACCAATCTTCAAGTACTGACGCGGGCGCGCGACGCGGATGAGCAACGTGTCGCGCTTACCGGATTGGCGGACAGTACCGAACGATCGATTCGCCTGGTCGATCAGCTTTTGACCCTTGCGCATGTCGATCCGAGTCAGGTTCTGTCAGAAGAAAAAATCGATTTTGAAGGGCTCATTCGGCGCCAGATGAGCGACCACGCCGCCGCGGCAGGGGCGAAGAATATCCGGTTGCGGGCGGAGGGTAGTCCCGCATTCGTGCAAGGTAACGAAGGCATCATGGCCATACTGCTGCGTAACCTGATCGACAATGCGATTCGCTACACACCGGATGGCGGAGAGATCATCGTCGCCTGCCATGCGACAGCAGAACGCGTCGAACTCTCCGTGAGGGACTCCGGACCAGGCATACCCGCTCACTTGCGCGAGCTGGTTTTCGACCGGTTCTTTCGCATCAGCGGCAATCAGGCAACCGGTAGTGGACTCGGGCTGTCGATCGTCAAGAGCATTGCAACACTGCACTGGGCAATCATTCGTATCGGGGATGGAATTGGCAGCAAAGGAACTGCCGTCACAGTGAGTTTCCCGGTGGATGCGCCGGTGCGCTGA
- a CDS encoding PAS domain S-box protein: MPQTKDRFIDVIDRLAKFVAVAIVLVLPLGYASLAYRNHVFELETLAQAKAGKVTELISGNPGLWTYQVQRIEELMATYPAPIVDEAVRAYDANGALLAIVGKPPDAPRLRRSHPLHDSGRVVGRVEVEHSMRGLIVGTAFAFLLGMLLGGIAYGIFRTWPLHELRRMAARLETEQTALRDSEARFRTLFEWMPEAIGIHRGGKLIYVNPAMVRMLGAMSAKDLIGTPILNWVHPDSHPLVAERAATFTNHGASAPMAEMRFLKLDRTVIDVEIQSTSIVDHGVLAVHTFLRDITGRKRVADALAESEQRFRSVWESSTDGMRLCDTSGKIATVNAAYCSMFGKTAEALVGKSLVDVYSTDAVENDRILQAFMKKAATGTVNEYYEKEMTLWTREKRWLAVSNALLKASNGAIFVLSIFRDITQRKLSEVALRESEARFRTLVDWTPEPFFVHRGGVIIYANPATIRLFGAMSPQDLVGTPLLDRVHPDFRQIVLARVKKIADHGGSAPLTEMKFLKLGGNVINVEIQGTSIVYEGVPAIHVAMRDITERKHIEAEVRTLSRAMEQSPVLIVITNRKGIIEYVNPHFEKVTGYARAEVIGKNPRLLKSGNTAAETYKQLWTAISAGGEWRGELCNRRKNGELYWEFAAISGIKGEDGAIEHYIAVKEDITERKQAESARASLEAQLRESQKMQAIGTLAGGIAHDFNNALATILGNVELAREDMGANPRAQESLDEIQKAGTRVRGLVQQILSFSRRQPTERKPVALAPIIEESVRMLRATLPARLALEVQCGTDVPRVLANVAQIQQVVINLATNAMQAIRDRPGRIEVRLDTVILDETLAEANPALRALHERQSGRTVRLTVRDNGPGIDSSTLERIFEPFFTTKAVNEGTGLGLSVVHGIIQTHEGAIAVESELGHGTTFTLYLPAAEAEPHTQVLDEGVAAEPIASPGSQHILYLDDDESLVFLVTRLLERRGYRVSGYTDQHEALDSLRADPTAFDLLVTDYNMPGMSGLDVARAARALRADLPVAIASGFIDETLQTEAEGAGVRELIFKANAVEDLCEAFARLAQTVGSTPSAA, from the coding sequence ATGCCGCAAACCAAAGATCGCTTCATTGACGTCATCGACCGGCTGGCAAAGTTTGTCGCAGTGGCGATCGTGCTGGTGCTTCCGCTGGGATATGCCAGCCTTGCGTACAGGAATCATGTATTCGAGCTTGAAACCCTGGCGCAAGCGAAAGCGGGAAAAGTCACCGAGCTGATATCAGGCAACCCGGGCTTGTGGACGTATCAGGTGCAGCGTATCGAAGAGCTGATGGCGACCTATCCGGCACCGATCGTTGACGAAGCCGTGCGCGCGTACGATGCCAATGGCGCACTGCTGGCAATAGTGGGCAAACCACCCGACGCGCCACGCCTGCGGCGCTCACACCCACTCCATGACTCGGGCCGCGTTGTCGGCAGGGTTGAGGTTGAGCACTCAATGCGGGGCTTGATTGTTGGTACCGCATTCGCTTTCCTTCTCGGCATGTTGCTCGGCGGGATCGCGTACGGCATTTTTCGGACGTGGCCGCTGCACGAGTTACGGCGGATGGCGGCCAGGCTTGAAACAGAGCAAACGGCATTGCGAGATAGCGAGGCGCGCTTTCGTACGCTGTTTGAATGGATGCCCGAAGCGATCGGAATTCATCGCGGCGGAAAGCTGATTTACGTCAATCCGGCCATGGTAAGGATGCTGGGGGCAATGTCCGCCAAAGACCTGATTGGCACCCCCATCCTCAATTGGGTTCACCCGGATTCTCATCCGCTCGTTGCGGAGCGGGCAGCGACTTTCACGAATCACGGCGCCAGCGCGCCCATGGCAGAGATGAGATTTCTCAAGCTGGATCGAACCGTCATCGATGTGGAAATCCAGAGCACCTCGATCGTCGATCATGGTGTGCTCGCCGTTCACACGTTCTTGCGCGACATTACCGGGCGCAAGCGCGTCGCGGATGCCCTGGCGGAAAGTGAGCAGCGGTTCCGTTCAGTCTGGGAAAGCTCGACGGATGGCATGCGCCTTTGTGATACATCCGGCAAGATCGCCACGGTTAATGCGGCCTACTGTTCCATGTTCGGAAAAACCGCCGAAGCGCTTGTTGGCAAGTCTCTGGTTGACGTGTACTCCACGGATGCGGTTGAAAATGACCGGATACTTCAGGCGTTCATGAAGAAGGCGGCGACGGGGACGGTCAATGAATATTATGAAAAGGAAATGACGCTATGGACACGGGAGAAACGCTGGCTTGCCGTTTCCAATGCGCTACTCAAGGCATCAAACGGTGCGATTTTTGTACTAAGTATTTTCCGGGATATTACCCAGCGGAAACTATCTGAGGTCGCCCTGCGGGAGAGCGAGGCGCGCTTTCGCACCTTGGTTGACTGGACACCCGAGCCGTTCTTTGTACATCGCGGCGGCGTAATCATTTATGCCAACCCGGCCACCATCAGACTGTTTGGTGCGATGTCCCCACAAGATCTTGTCGGCACGCCTTTGCTTGATCGCGTTCATCCGGACTTTCGGCAAATCGTCCTGGCGCGGGTGAAGAAAATTGCTGACCATGGCGGCAGCGCGCCGCTGACAGAGATGAAATTCCTGAAGCTCGGCGGGAACGTCATCAACGTCGAAATCCAGGGTACATCCATCGTTTACGAAGGCGTGCCGGCGATTCATGTCGCCATGCGCGACATTACCGAACGCAAGCACATCGAGGCCGAAGTGCGCACGCTATCGCGAGCGATGGAACAGAGCCCGGTGTTGATTGTCATCACCAATCGCAAAGGCATCATTGAGTATGTGAATCCGCACTTCGAGAAAGTCACGGGCTACGCCAGAGCCGAAGTAATCGGCAAGAACCCGCGCCTGCTCAAGTCGGGCAATACTGCGGCGGAGACTTACAAGCAATTGTGGACGGCAATATCGGCCGGCGGTGAGTGGCGCGGTGAACTGTGCAACCGCCGCAAGAATGGTGAGTTGTATTGGGAGTTCGCGGCGATTTCAGGCATCAAAGGCGAGGATGGCGCCATCGAGCACTACATCGCGGTCAAAGAAGATATTACCGAGCGCAAGCAGGCTGAAAGCGCGCGGGCTTCGCTTGAAGCCCAATTGCGCGAATCGCAAAAGATGCAGGCCATCGGCACGCTCGCCGGCGGTATTGCGCACGATTTCAACAATGCACTCGCGACCATCCTTGGCAATGTTGAGCTGGCGCGCGAGGATATGGGCGCCAACCCGCGCGCGCAGGAAAGTCTCGACGAGATACAAAAAGCCGGCACGCGCGTGCGCGGCCTGGTGCAGCAGATCCTTTCCTTCAGCCGCCGCCAACCGACCGAGCGCAAACCCGTCGCGCTCGCGCCGATCATCGAAGAATCAGTGCGCATGTTGCGCGCCACGCTGCCGGCGCGACTGGCGCTCGAAGTGCAATGCGGAACCGATGTGCCGCGTGTGTTGGCAAACGTCGCCCAGATTCAGCAAGTCGTGATAAACCTCGCCACGAACGCCATGCAGGCGATACGTGACCGCCCCGGTCGCATTGAAGTTCGTCTGGACACGGTGATCCTTGATGAGACGCTAGCGGAGGCAAATCCAGCGTTGCGGGCTTTGCACGAGAGGCAATCCGGACGCACGGTGCGTCTCACGGTGCGTGACAATGGGCCGGGCATCGACTCCTCAACGCTTGAGCGGATCTTCGAGCCGTTCTTCACCACCAAGGCGGTGAACGAAGGCACCGGGCTGGGACTGTCTGTGGTGCATGGAATCATACAGACGCACGAAGGCGCGATTGCGGTGGAGAGCGAATTGGGACACGGTACAACCTTCACGCTCTATTTGCCGGCCGCCGAGGCAGAGCCACATACGCAGGTGCTGGATGAAGGAGTTGCCGCCGAACCAATCGCCTCGCCCGGCAGCCAGCACATTCTCTATCTCGACGACGATGAATCGCTGGTGTTCCTGGTCACGCGCCTGCTTGAGCGGCGCGGCTATCGCGTCAGCGGCTACACCGATCAGCATGAAGCGCTGGACTCCCTGCGTGCGGACCCCACCGCATTCGACCTGTTGGTGACCGATTACAACATGCCGGGCATGTCGGGACTCGACGTCGCGCGGGCTGCGCGTGCGTTGCGCGCGGACCTGCCGGTGGCGATCGCGTCGGGTTTCATCGACGAGACCCTGCAAACCGAGGCCGAAGGCGCCGGTGTGCGCGAACTGATTTTCAAGGCGAACGCGGTTGAAGACCTGTGCGAGGCGTTTGCGCGACTGGCGCAGACGGTCGGCTCCACGCCGTCTGCCGCATGA
- a CDS encoding carboxypeptidase, translating into MKIQYDRFYRYTDFTEILHQFVKKFPTLLSIESIGKSHEGKDIWVVTATNQQTGPAADKPAYWVDANIHASELAGGSAALYLIDTLTKYHGKRDDITRCLDTRALYICPRINPDGAEWAMRDIPRIVRSSTRPYPYDEEHVEGLDIEDVDGDGRILSMRIKDTNGNWKCHAEEPRLMVARDPTEYGGTYYRMLPEGTMRDYDGFTIKVNKDRQGLDLNRNFPAGWRQEFEQFGAGPYPTSEPEVRAVVHFITHHANITGGLSFHTWSGVLLRPFGTQSDDEIPAEDLWVYKEQGAKGTEITGYPNISVYHEFRYHPKEVISGTFDWIYEHLGLYEWTVEIWCPMREAGIKDYKYIDWFRDHPVEDDLKMLAWADKELEGKGYVDWYKWNHPQLGEVEIGGWDKIHAFRNPPPHLLEKEVAKFPDWVIWNTLISPKLELVHAKAENIGGDSYRIEVGVQNTGYLPSYVSKRAQQRKLARGVVGEITLPAGAELVSGTLREFAGELEGRAYKHTLMSFWTDTTPTADRLKLAWVVKAQKGSSVDVVMKHEKAGTVRTTIALK; encoded by the coding sequence ATGAAAATCCAATACGATCGCTTCTATCGCTACACAGATTTCACAGAAATCCTGCACCAGTTCGTCAAGAAATTTCCAACGTTGCTCTCCATCGAAAGTATCGGCAAGAGCCACGAAGGCAAAGACATCTGGGTCGTCACGGCCACTAATCAGCAAACCGGACCGGCCGCCGATAAGCCCGCATACTGGGTGGATGCGAACATCCACGCCAGTGAGCTCGCTGGTGGGTCTGCCGCGTTGTACCTGATCGATACGTTGACCAAGTACCACGGCAAGCGCGACGACATCACCCGTTGCCTCGACACGCGTGCGCTATACATTTGCCCGCGCATCAATCCCGATGGCGCCGAATGGGCGATGCGTGATATCCCCAGGATTGTCCGCTCCTCGACGCGCCCTTATCCATACGACGAAGAGCACGTCGAAGGGCTGGATATTGAGGACGTGGACGGCGACGGCCGTATTCTTTCCATGCGTATCAAAGATACAAACGGCAACTGGAAATGTCATGCGGAGGAACCGCGGTTGATGGTGGCGCGCGATCCGACCGAGTACGGTGGTACCTACTACCGCATGCTGCCGGAAGGCACGATGCGCGACTACGACGGCTTCACGATCAAGGTGAACAAAGACAGGCAAGGTCTCGATCTGAACCGCAACTTTCCCGCTGGATGGCGTCAGGAATTCGAACAGTTTGGCGCAGGCCCCTATCCGACGTCGGAACCGGAAGTGCGCGCGGTGGTGCATTTCATCACTCACCATGCGAACATCACGGGCGGCCTCTCATTTCACACTTGGAGTGGCGTGCTGCTGCGGCCGTTTGGCACACAGTCGGATGATGAAATCCCGGCGGAGGATTTGTGGGTGTACAAGGAACAGGGCGCCAAGGGCACCGAGATCACCGGCTATCCGAATATCAGCGTCTATCACGAATTCCGCTACCATCCGAAGGAAGTCATCAGCGGTACCTTTGACTGGATTTACGAGCATCTTGGCCTGTATGAATGGACGGTGGAGATCTGGTGCCCGATGCGCGAGGCAGGCATCAAGGATTACAAATATATTGACTGGTTCCGCGATCATCCGGTTGAAGACGACTTGAAGATGCTGGCGTGGGCGGACAAGGAACTGGAGGGCAAGGGCTATGTGGACTGGTACAAATGGAACCATCCGCAGCTGGGCGAAGTGGAAATCGGCGGCTGGGACAAAATTCACGCATTCCGCAACCCGCCCCCCCATTTGTTGGAAAAGGAAGTCGCCAAATTCCCGGATTGGGTCATCTGGAATACCCTGATTTCACCCAAGTTGGAACTGGTGCATGCGAAAGCCGAAAACATCGGTGGCGATTCGTACCGCATTGAAGTCGGCGTGCAAAATACCGGCTACCTGCCGTCGTATGTATCCAAGCGCGCACAGCAACGCAAGCTGGCTCGTGGCGTTGTGGGTGAGATCACGCTGCCGGCGGGCGCTGAGCTGGTTTCTGGCACGTTACGCGAATTCGCCGGCGAACTCGAAGGTCGCGCCTATAAACATACGCTGATGAGCTTCTGGACTGACACCACGCCGACGGCGGATCGGCTGAAGCTTGCATGGGTCGTGAAGGCGCAAAAAGGCAGCAGCGTTGATGTAGTGATGAAGCATGAGAAGGCCGGCACGGTAAGGACGACGATCGCGCTCAAATGA